The genomic segment cccagGAGGGTAAAAGTTGATAAACGAActgcaacaggatttgaactcagaatgtaaacactcGTAACTATTAGTACGTTCTGTTTTGTTCAATACCCACCCCTCCTCGGTCTATCCATAATAAATAAGTGTCTCTTGCCTCGGTGTGTTGTGTGGTGCCTGAACTACGATCTTGGATAATGTTTCTATTAATCCCTCAAGTCCGCCGGTCGTTTCACCACTTTCAAAATCTTCGGATTTGAATTCGTCCCCCAtctcctcctcatcgtcgtcctcctccttcgTCCTGACACTCAAAAGGGAACTCGACGCAACATCGACTTTTTTATCTTTGGATTCAGTAACAGGAatcgaaaccggtccctgtttcaTTTCTGAAACCCCTGGATCTGATACGGAGGCCATGTCAAAAAACGGGGGTAGGTCTTCGCTCGTAATCCAGTAATCAAGCTTTCTTCgttaataattatgtgtgtgtgtgaatgtgtggggtttttttgtatatctattttcttttctagtatttatgttatttatatacagGTTGTCTGGACAAGAACAGCGCAGTCACGATGTGCGTTGCTAAGCAACATGATGCCAAGATAATTGCAGTTGAACGTGTTCTATTTAAACAACCGATATTCTGTTATTCTGGTTGACGTACGCGCGCTCGCGCGATGCACCCTGGTGACGGAGAAAGTGAGATTGGgattcaagggaggtaactcctcTATTAACTGTGAAATTTTTCAGGAACCGAACGACTATTGTATGACACACAACGTCCCCTTTATGTAACACAACGTCCCCTTTATGTCTCCTTTTAAAATCAAGTCAGAAGTTGGCCACTGGGacaaattgtaatttttttcagaTCAAAATGGTTTAATCATCAAAGATTATGAAGCagcaaaaaaaggaaataaaatgccTCTCCACATTTACAATtaccagcacaacaacaacaacaacaacaacaacaacaacagcaaaccaGTTCTCTTGACATTGCTCACATCTTCCAGGTTAACCTCTCCcctccccaccccacacacacatctcatcTGTCAGATTCGTTTTGACATCTTAACATACCTTGGCAGTGAGAATTACCTGAGAAAATTACTGACAATTGAtgtataggtggtggtggtggtggtggtggtagaggtatgatagtggacttggtagaggggttaatattgttaataataattctggtggtggtggcagtcgtGGTGATggttctgctactgctgctgctgttaatggtggtggtggtggtggtggtggtgctggtcagACACTCAGTCAGCCCAGATcaacatcacaacacacacagagtggGATGGAAGACACAAAAAGTAAGATTTTAATAGAGTTCattctctttattcatttttaactttgtattctgatgtatatgtacatacacacacacacacacatgcatatcgatagatagatagatagatagatagatagatacatgcatgcatgcacacacacaaatgtatgtaaagctatatatatatatatatgtatgtatataattaataataaaagggtaaaattaattaattaatcaattagttaataattttaccaagtagtttggtatgttaaaataacctttatagtgtgtgtgtgtgtgtgtgtgtgtgtgtgtgtgtgtgcgtatgtatacatatacatacacatatatatgcatgtatgtcgatatgttgtcagtggatttggtagatggaaagtgaaaagtAGATGTTTAAtcaatgatgagggtgatgaggatgatatagcTGTTCCCCTCATCATATGTCCCCCTCTTTCATTACCATGTCTGTAagaaaaaactctctctctctcctagttTCCTTTGGTTATTCAATCCCTTTGTAAGCCCTTGAGCTTAGCAAGTTACAAAGTGACCcactagtgctggtaccacaaaGAAAAGTACCTACTGCACTGTTGGTGACATGAAGAGCGTACATTTGCAAAACCATtgcaaaacagacattggaaccTGATACAGTTGTTCAACAGGTTTGATCCTGTCAAACAGAAGAGTAACCCTTAGTCCCAGATGAATGGCTTAACTGTTTATTTAGATACATGAAAGAATCAAGTCATTGAATGAAACTACCCAAAGCCCCTATGATGGTCCTGGTATGGCTATGAAGGTGATGACATGTCAGAATCAGCAGGTGTTGGTCCTCATTGTCAcactgaagttgttgttgttgttactgttgttcataGCCTGGACCTTGCTGAATCAATTCAACCATCCTAATGGCATTTGTTCACCAGAATTGTCTCTTTTCTTTGTCCACAGAGGACACGTCCCCAACAGGGGCCTCTGTCTCTTTCCCATGAAGGACCCGGCCACATTCAAGAACCTAATCATCTCTGATTCATGGTGGTTAGCAATGGGAGTTACAACTGTGTCATGTCCTTTTGTTCCCTGGTTCAGATTTGAACCTGTCATCTTGATGTTGTCAGTTGacaggaaagagaaaaggaaaatgtgcAGCAGACCAAAATGGCAGGTTGACATTGCGACATAGCTTCCACTCGTGGCTGGCTTCCATTTAAGGCCTGGTGAAATTCATTCCCAGTGACCAGTTGTGGCttgtatatacgaacacacacacacacacacacacaagtgaattAACTAGTACCTGTGTGTGGGAGGGGTGGAAGAGAGACAGGAAGTTGTTATTTTCTTAATGTCAATCAAGAATAGAAAAGAGAATTAAGATGACATGGAGTGGGGGGTGGGAAGGGTTGGTTGCCTCCAccaccattttctctctctctctctctccctttctccctccctccaccTTTGTCCGTTTGTACCCCACTCCCACCAACGCTGCTTCATGGAAATGAGGTGGGACACAAGAATCAATATTATGGCaactaggaaaagaaaaatatattacagagaagatgatgatgacgatgatgatgatacttatcAAGTtgacagtgataatgatggttgcattgttagtggtggtggtggtggtggtggtgNNNNNNNNNNNNNNNNNNNNNNNNNNNNNNNNNNNNNNNNNNNNNNNNNNNNNNNNNNNNNNNNNNNNNNNNNNNNNNNNNNNNNNNNNNNNNNNNNNNNNNNNNNNNNNNNNNNNNNNNNNNNNNNNNNNNNNNNNNNNNNNNNNNNNNNNNNNNNNNNNNNNNNNNNNNNNNNNNNNNNNNNNNNNNNNNNNNNNNNNNNNNNNNNNNNNNNNNNNNNNNNNNNNNNNNNNNNNNNNNNNNNNNNNNNNNNNNNNNNNNNNNNNNNNNNNNNNNNNNNNNNNNNNNNNNNNNNNNNNNNNNNNNNNNNNNNNNNNNNNNNNNNNNNNNNNNNNNNNNNNNNNNNNNNNNNNNNNNNNNNNNNNNNNNNNNNNNNNNNNNNNNNNNNNNNNNNNNNNNNNNNNNNNNNNNNNNNNNNNNNNNNNNNNNNNNNNNNNNNNNNNNNNNNNNNNNNNNNNNNNNNNNNNNNNNNNNNNNNNNNNNNNNNNNNNNNNNNNNNNNNNNNNNNNNNNNNNNNNNNNNNNNNNNNNNNNNNNNNNNNNNNNNNNNNNNNNNNNNNNNNNNNNNNNNNNNNNNNNNNNNNNNNNNNNNNNNNNNNNNNNNNNNNNNNNNNNNNNNNNNNNNNNNNNNNNNNNNNNNNNNNNNNNNNNNNNNNNNNNNNNNNNNNNNNNNNNNNNNNNNNNNNNNNNNNNNNNNNNNNNatgcatatacatacagaaatatacatatttatatttatatatctatgcatgtgcatatgtgtgtgtatatatatatatatatatatatatatatataacatatatatattcctttttttaatttcagataaaaataaagaaattgactAAATTCTTGGATTATATCCTTGTTAGAAGATCATTTCACTTTCTCAGATTATTTCCTTGTTACTGAATTAAAAGAAGATGGAAGGGTCTCAGAAGATAATCCTCTTCTGGATGCTGATGTCAGTTATGGTGATTCTTATCCCTGGACATCGGATCAACACAGCGTCAAATTTTTACCATTCTAGTATCATCGAAGATGAAAAGTAAGTTGCcaacataacacaaacacaagcCTGATGGGCAAACAGGGTCAACAAATGGGATAACAAACGAGAAATAAATGGGAAAGCATTAGCACAACACAGAGATgacataaatgtaaaaatagtATAACCCTGGGGACATGTTATGGGGATAAAATGGGGAATGGGGTAACAAGATATTTTGGAGGTAAAGTTTGTAGGGGTCAGTTTGTATTGATAACTTTTTATATCAACTAATATATTTTGGTGGGTTTCCATGTTGGTTATAAAAGTTTCATGGTGAAGAAGTGAGGTGTGTCAGGTGAGTGGAATATGGACCACATGGATGTAGTGTGGATCACATGACCCACAGCACATGGATGTGCTGTGGGTCAATTAGCTATTGAAAGTGATTGTGGATTGCCTTCAATAAGTAATCAACTTCGTTTTACTTTGCCCCAGGATCGAAGGAAAGTATCATTGAATCACTGTTTTTGTGTCTCTTGACTGGAATTTCTCACAAATCTGTTTGCACTCTGCTCGACATCTACATGAGAAACGTCCACAGGATGAATTCTGCAGTATTACGGTGTTCTTAtaatacatgcgtgcacacacacacacgtgtgctaagtcagacactggagcttggcaAACTCCCTTGGCTTACCAGTTCCTATCAGACcatccagcatagaaaacagacattaaataatgatgatgatgctgtatgtatgtctatatatgtttgtgtgtgtgcaaactaATAACCTCTAAATTAATATCGGTTACCAGTCATATATCGAGATGTTCCATCCTAAATaatcacaaagcatttttattACAACTGTCActaaagtagtagtagtcatagtagtagtagtagtggtggtggtggtggtggtggtggtggtggtggttatgatgttgATAactaatgttgttttcactgatgttgttgttcttgttttgttgttgcagaCATATCAGAAGTCATTTACAAGAAATTACCAATATTGGCGAAAAGGAACTGAGTCCTGAAGAAATAGAATTCCATTTCTTCAAGTAAGATTAAATatagtgagtgtgcgtgtgtgtgagtgtgtagcaTTTCTTTACTCTTTGTCTGCCACCAAGCCTAGAAAATCTTCCTCAGGAAACTCCCtccagcccatgcaagcatggataagtGAATATCAAAATTAGGtttctgctgctgatgatgatggtggggatatACACAGCACCTATTATACAGACCAGTGTGTGGATCAGGTCTGTTCTATAGAATACCCCCCTTCCCCCACCGCCACCAAAcactcctctcactctttctttctttctcttttccaggTTACATGACTTAAACAATGACACGCTGCTCGATGGTCTTGAAATCCTGGCTGCCTTGTTTCACTCGCAGCCAACAGAAGACATAGTCCCAGGGCTAAGTGAACAAGAAATGAAACTCAAGTCCCGAGATCAAATCAAGAAGATCCGTAAAGAGAGGCAGGAGAAAGTGATTCATTATTATACAggtaatactaccaccaccaccaccaccagcctcaccgcttgacaatcgccTCCTAAAAATttcctgcgtattatactcaagggcagactatactcgagaatttacagtgtatatatatatatatatatacatacacacacacatataaactgatgatgatactgacataaatatctgtatatacacacacaacacattcatATGCTTAATTTAGAGGAAACTAAAATTTCCGTAATAGTTATTCAGAATTCCTCATCATTGATCTTTAGCCAATTattggaaatgtgtgtgtatgtaacactattgattgatttctctctctctctgacagacATAATCGATGAAGTCTTTGAGAAAGATGACCTCAATGATGATGGTTACCTGGACTACATGGAATTTACCAGAACTCACAGACGAAATCAGAGGAGATTCAGCACCCCACAAGAGAAAGAGATTCATGTCACCAAACCAAAACCATaacaaaagatgaaaaggaaacgGTTTTTGGAAAGGGAGAATAAGAAACCATTTATTTGTCATCAACGACTATTTTCTGtaattcttttgtcatttatttgtcAACAAAACCTAAACACTTTATTCTGCAGAAGATTTTTAATAGAACTTCTttaatatttctgatgaaatatttttaatgatatttaattacaaagtATAAATGAtgagtaaacattaaaaaaaaatcgttttgaagagaaaaagaagcagggttgttagtgggatttgaactgtgaAACGATTGTTCACTACATAACTGTCATTGATTTGAACCATGTAGCTCTTATTTTCCTGGGCAATCATTGACTACGTTGGCGTAGGTGAAGAGGATCAGATCGACGAGTTTCAATTTGGAAGCTTCCTCAGTATTCGATTACTTCCCTTCAActgctgaaaaaagagaaaatggcaGACTCCCCCCCTCGACCTTCGTTGCTGTAAACACTGAATTATTTACAAGCTTTATTGTAATTTGGCTTATGCTATATTTGTGTAAACTGAGACCATCTTTTCTTCCAAACACATTAAAACCACAAAAATTTTTTCAAGTTCCATGTTTTTTTGTTAGACCTTTAGATCTAGTTTGGAACAAAAGCATTGCTAAATCCATTAATCCACCGTTCCAATACCTCAGCTTCATCATCAGGATGAAGTAATGGTTACAACAAGCTGATTACACGCTTTACAGCAAAGGATCATGGGAATGTTAAAACTGATAAAACCATTTATACCAGTTTTAAAAATGGTTAAGCTGAATCAACATCTGTTGTAGCTGTATATTAGTATTTCGATCTTACTAAACTTTCACTTATTAGTCTTCTcacttttttttctgaaattctgTATAAAACATTGTAGTGATGTCAACtgggtttctttttcttcttctcattttattttgtgttgtgtAATTGTGAATGGCTCCATTTTTGTTGTAAACGCATAGTCAATCCACAAGGAAGAGTGGTATTTGTATGTCCAATGTTCATGTTTACACTGAAGTGCATGGCTACATGGTAAAACGTtagcttcccaacaacatggttctgggttcagtcccactgcatgacactttggacaattttctcctactataaccttgggtcatcatcattgtttaacaaatGAAAGGATAATGACATTGGTTGAGCGAAAGTATGTGGTTTGTTGTgttgagggggaggaggaggaggttggtCATCTCGGGGTTTTATTGAGATATATTCTCACTTTGTTTGTCATTCAGTCCATCGGATGTCAACTTACAAATCTTTGTGTTtagtggatgatgatgacaatgatgatgatgatgacagtgatgatggtgagtgAGAGATGAAGGTTGAATTTGCGCTGCAAATGAATCAAAAGACAACAAtgaactaattaaaaaaaagtttttatttgcGACCAacaaattgatataaaatataaatatttaatgtattcatCTACAACCAATGAGGTGAAGTGTATATATAAANNNNNNNNNNNNNNNNNNNNNNNNNNNNNNNNNNNNNNNNNNNNNNNNNNNNNNNNNNNNNNNNNNNNNNNNNNNNNNNNNNNNNNNNNNNNNNNNNNNNtatatatatatatatatatatatatatatatatgcacacacacacacgtcacaaacacacatgtccatacatgcagagagagagagtgtgaagggtggggagaaagagtatgtgtgtatatgtgtatataagattatCCGTACAGATAAAAGGCTTGTCTCAAGACACATATCAAAGCAGAACctgatgtagataaatatatgaaagagaaGACATCAAccaagatgatgataatgttgttgttgctgatgggtcaagttctataaatatataacaacatatacacatgtaggaTGGAGTAGATTCAGAAATaactatgcatatatttgtgtatgtatatatgtatgcgtatgtgtgtgtatcatatttatttaaatgaacaAAGAATGGTTCTTTATTGTAGaccaaatgcacatatatgcatgtacatctatctacgcacacatggacatgtatatttatattgcaggacagaaaatatagaagaataaagaacTGCATTTGATTGTGCAACGACTAGTAAAGCTGACCCCCACACCAGTTACTACTGCTTCATCTTTATCAAACATAGaggcatacataaacaaatatgtacatctatataatatatatatatatatatatatatataNNNNNNNNNNNNNNNNNNNNNNNNNNNNNNNNNNNNNNNNNNNNNNNNNNNNNNNNNNNNNNNNNNNNNNNNNNNNNNNNNNNNNNNNNNNNNNNNNNNNNNNNNNNNNNNNNNNNNNNNNNNNNNNNNNNNNNNNNNNNNNNNNNNNNNNNNNNNNNNNNNNNNNNNNNNNNNNNNNNNNNNNNNNNNNNNNNNNNNNNNNNNNNNNNNNNNNNNNNNNNNNNNNNNNNNNNNNNNNNNNNNNNNNNNNNNNNNNNNNNNNNNNNNNNNNNNNNNNNNNNNNNNNNNNNNNNNNNNNNNNNNNNNNNNNNNNNNNNNNNNNNNNNNNNNNNNNNNNNNNNNNNNNNNNNNNNNNNNNNNNNNNNNNNNNNNNNNNNNNNNNNNNNNNNNNNNNNNNNNNNNNNNNNNNNNNNNNNNNNNNNNNNNNNNNNNNNNNNNNNNNNNNNNNNNNNNNNNNNNNNNNNNNNNNNNNNNNNNNNNNNNNNNNNNNNNNNNNNNNNNNNNNNNNNNNNNNNNNNNNNNNNNNNNNNNNNNNNNNNNNNNNNNNNNNNNNNNNNNNNNNNNNNNNNNNNNNNNNNNNNNNNNNNNNNNNNNNNNNNNNNNNNNNNNNNNNNNNNNNNNNNNNNNNNNNNNNNNNNNNNNNNNNNNNNNNNNNNNNNNNNNNNNNNNNNNNNNNNNNNNNNNNNNNNNNNNNNNNNNNNNNNNNNNNNNNNNNNNNNNNNNNNNNNNNNNNNNNNNNATGGCTTGGACAAGTTCAATCTGCAGGGGGGAAgcaaagaagaaattattaaagggaataaaaatacaacagaaaggaaagaaaccaCCAATCCACCTGAGACCACCCCCATCAGATACCAATCATAAAAACTGGGTGTTTTTAAAGTGATTTCaatgaaaaccttccatcaagATTACAGGCTAATTTAtgtttctgagtggttggcgttaggaagggcatccagctgtagaaactctgccagattagattggagcctggtgtagccatccggttgcaccagtcctcagtcaaatcgtccaacccatgctagcatggaaagcggacgttaaacgatgatgatgatgattaattagattaattaatgataattagTCCTTTAAATtcctcattaatttcaaaattgattaaatcaaagcagtgcatttcaaaagaaatatgctaacaaaatgGTCAAGCTGAAGCATTTGAGCCCCACGTACagcactggtatttatttttaccaCTGCCAACTTTGCTaagatttgatctcaaaatgtaaagagagacAACTCAGTCATTTAATTCGTTGTTCTGCTGTTATGACAATATGGGGAAGGATTCGAAGCACCTCCAATAGataactggtatttcatttcatctgctccaggcatgatgatgatgatgatgatgatgatgacgatgataaatgaTGTTTACCTGTTCTGTGAGTTGTGTAAGGGGTATATTCTCAACTGTGGTGAAATCAGGGTAGGTTTGTAACAGGAATTCAACAGCCAAGGCATACTGTtgcagaaaaaagagagaaagagtttatatatacaaacatacagattatatatatatataaaaacaccccCAACACATtgttaaacacacatataatagaaCAATTAGGACAAGTTATGTCAAGAGTGAGATAAATAGAAAGTGACAATTAGGACAAATTTTAATGTCAgaagatacatacaaaaataaaccatGTCAGATTGGGTTAAAactattagaaaaaaattaggaCAAATTATATTAGGTGAGATAAACATGGAGTATTAGGAGAAACTATGATGTCATAGGCAAGATAAACATTAAAGAACCATAAAATCTGTGGAGGTGGGGGTGAAAACATATAAGATCAAGACAATGGGAGAGGGTAAGGAGggggagtggagagagagagaggggaagaaaataGAAAGGGGACAAGCATGAAATATGTGAAGAAACTCAGGTGACTTACCCGATGAGGAATCTCCAAGTAATTTGATTCCACGTCCTGGTAGAGACGAGTGTTTTCTAAATTGTAGTAAATACGAACTTCATCTCCTTCAATCACCAGCCTGAAATATAGttagatacacacacttatatatgcacatacatacatacatacatacatatatatatatatatatatatatatatacacacacacacacacttatatatatatacatacatatatcttcccATAGACAGGCTCTACTCAATCCAGGGAGGGCTCTTTCCCTTTCTTGTTCTGTAACTGACATTGGAGCACAACATAGTCTTGTGACTTGCAGGACTTTGTCAAAAGATGTTgcaggaaaggaaaagaagaatggaCGGagagataggtgtgtgtgtttgtgtgtgtgcgtgcgtgcgtgtgtgtaggaagTGATATAATTGATTGGATTTTCAGGTTGATAGAGAATGGGTTATAGATTTTGGTCTTTCAGGAGAAGAGGTAGTGTCTAAGGAACTGAAATACCTGATCCCCACTCTACCTTATTGTAAGGGAACCATTTGAACAAGATTTTGGTCTTTACAGAAAAATAGTCCTCTCCTTACCACAACTCTACCTAAGAGAACCAAGTAAAGGATTATTTCTAAGACAAGACATCTCACCTGATGATACCAGCACGGAGCAGTTTGATTCTTGTATCTGGTCCCAGTTCCACCCGAGAGGCCACGGACTGGCTTTTGGCATTCCAGCGCTCCCCTTGTTCATGAATGGTGTACTGCTTCTCACCTGAGagtagaatgataataataataataataataatgatgatgataacaatagaagaaaaaaaaagaggaggagaggaagtaGAGAAGGATAATCATCATAatgcaaggtgtgtgtgtgtgtaaaaatatttgcCAGACAGCTCCAGCCTCTATTTGAAACCCACATGCTGCAGTTACTTACCATTAGAGATGTAAGGAGGAAGAGATTCATACATGAATTTCTTGCCCATTTGGTCACAAGTTGCATCGACAGGAGCATGAGAGATCAGGCGCCGCATCAACTT from the Octopus bimaculoides isolate UCB-OBI-ISO-001 chromosome 11, ASM119413v2, whole genome shotgun sequence genome contains:
- the LOC106882539 gene encoding multiple coagulation factor deficiency protein 2 homolog codes for the protein MEGSQKIILFWMLMSVMVILIPGHRINTASNFYHSSIIEDEKHIRSHLQEITNIGEKELSPEEIEFHFFKLHDLNNDTLLDGLEILAALFHSQPTEDIVPGLSEQEMKLKSRDQIKKIRKERQEKVIHYYTDIIDEVFEKDDLNDDGYLDYMEFTRTHRRNQRRFSTPQEKEIHVTKPKP